In Gracilimonas sp., a single window of DNA contains:
- a CDS encoding glycine betaine ABC transporter substrate-binding protein codes for MEWAKLISGRQLLVGLLGLLIVGGALSCNKADQKEEEQTIRLIYANWSEGVAMTYLVAEILESQLGYEVATKMTDIESVFEQLGNGEYDVFVDAWLPGTHGEYMEQYGAQLEDLGVNVNQVRTGLMVPDYIEAQSISDLEGSMSEIIGIGSGAGIMASTQRALEAYNLSLNLLEGSEETMTETLVEAIKRREPIVVTGWTPHWIYNRYDLKFLDDPQNIYGESEKIHTIARKNFTTEHARASLFFERFDLTEEQLGALMDEVETFPDNERRAVRNWIKENEFIVNRWVRGLQPEREKVM; via the coding sequence ATGGAATGGGCCAAACTAATTTCCGGGAGACAGCTTTTGGTTGGTTTGCTGGGATTGCTGATCGTAGGAGGTGCACTAAGTTGTAATAAAGCAGATCAAAAAGAAGAAGAACAAACCATACGCCTGATATATGCAAATTGGTCGGAAGGGGTAGCCATGACCTATTTGGTAGCTGAAATTTTGGAATCGCAGTTGGGTTATGAAGTTGCGACTAAGATGACGGATATAGAATCGGTTTTTGAGCAGCTTGGTAATGGAGAATATGATGTATTTGTAGATGCCTGGCTCCCCGGAACACATGGGGAATACATGGAGCAATATGGAGCTCAGCTCGAAGATCTTGGGGTCAATGTAAATCAGGTGCGAACCGGGTTGATGGTACCGGATTATATTGAGGCCCAATCTATAAGTGATCTGGAAGGGAGTATGTCTGAGATTATTGGTATTGGAAGCGGTGCAGGGATTATGGCTTCTACCCAAAGGGCTCTTGAGGCGTATAATTTATCTTTGAACCTATTGGAGGGAAGTGAAGAAACAATGACGGAAACACTGGTTGAGGCTATCAAAAGGAGGGAGCCAATTGTGGTGACCGGGTGGACTCCTCATTGGATATATAACCGGTATGATCTGAAATTCCTGGACGACCCACAAAATATTTATGGAGAGTCTGAGAAGATCCACACTATTGCCAGGAAAAATTTCACGACTGAGCATGCACGGGCTTCCTTGTTTTTCGAACGATTTGATCTCACCGAAGAACAATTAGGGGCTTTAATGGATGAAGTTGAAACGTTTCCGGATAACGAACGGCGGGCAGTACGCAACTGGATCAAGGAAAACGAATTTATAGTAAACCGATGGGTCAGAGGATTACAGCCTGAGCGTGAAAAAGTAATGTAG
- a CDS encoding CBS domain-containing protein gives MQVKEILNQKGRDIYSVQPDETVYKAIEKMAEYNIGALLVMESGKLTGIVSERDYRNKVILKGRTSKTTAVKEIMTEEVIRVTSSDTVNLCMQLMTDKKIRHLPVVDEEKVVGVISIGDVVKTVIAKQKVEINSLRDYIGGGYPG, from the coding sequence ATGCAAGTAAAAGAAATCTTAAATCAAAAAGGAAGGGATATTTACTCCGTTCAGCCGGATGAAACCGTATATAAAGCCATAGAAAAAATGGCTGAATATAATATTGGAGCTTTGCTTGTCATGGAAAGTGGGAAACTAACGGGAATAGTTTCAGAACGTGATTACAGGAATAAAGTAATTCTTAAGGGACGCACCTCTAAAACGACCGCTGTTAAAGAAATTATGACAGAGGAAGTGATTCGTGTAACCTCAAGCGATACCGTAAATTTGTGCATGCAACTTATGACGGATAAAAAAATACGACACTTACCCGTTGTTGATGAGGAAAAAGTGGTTGGAGTTATTTCTATCGGTGATGTAGTGAAAACCGTTATTGCCAAACAGAAAGTGGAAATCAATTCATTAAGAGATTATATCGGCGGCGGTTATCCGGGATGA